From the genome of Triticum aestivum cultivar Chinese Spring chromosome 3B, IWGSC CS RefSeq v2.1, whole genome shotgun sequence, one region includes:
- the LOC123066895 gene encoding uncharacterized protein, which produces MASQAIEVNREGAEVYHGAALCAEKAVELLAETNMPLGLLPLADIEEVGYIRSTGFVWLRQKKALTHTFKQIGRLVSYATEVTAFVQDRKMKRITGVKSKELLIWVTVCDMYIDKNDHSKITFKTPTGLGRTFPVSAYGKEDDNKRNMAK; this is translated from the coding sequence ATGGCGTCGCAGGCGATCGAGGTGAACAGGGAGGGGGCGGAGGTGTACCACGGCGCAGCGCTGTGTGCTGAGAAGGCGGTGGAGCTGCTGGCCGAGACCAACATGCCACTGGGCCTGCTGCCACTGGCGGACATCGAGGAGGTCGGCTACATCCGCTCCACGGGCTTCGTGTGGCTGCGCCAGAAGAAGGCGCTCACGCACACCTTCAAGCAGATCGGGAGGTTAGTCTCGTATGCCACCGAGGTGACGGCCTTCGTCCAGGACCGCAAGATGAAGCGCATCACGGGGGTCAAGAGCAAGGAGCTCCTCATCTGGGTCACCGTCTGTGACATGTACATCGACAAGAACGACCACTCAAAGATCACGTTCAAGACGCCCACCGGACTGGGAAGGACCTTCCCCGTCTCCGCCTACGGAAAGGAGGACGACAACAAGCGCAATATGGCCAAATAA